TTGTACTTTTTTAACCGGTCAAACATCATGAGGTAAAACCCCGAAAGAAAAACACGAACTTTAATAATGAAGTTTGAAATGGTCTCATCCCAAATTTCCCTCTTTTTCGTCTGATTGCCCATACGGAAAAATCGTTCTTACAGTTTTtagatgatttgaaaaaaaaatacggggttatataaattttcattatgTTGTTTCCCATAAATTCCCcccgtgaaaaaaaaaaccgggCGTAAACAAAGTATGCCATGTCTTTTACTTTAAAAACGTTTGGGTACGAGAACTACTTTGAATGATGtcgaaagaaatattttctttcacaattttaatgttttaaaatcctTTCGTTGTTTTAAAGCTGGCTATAAAAATGTACAATCTGCGAATCAaactaatacaaaaaaaaaatattttataaggggcatattctttttttttggggatttttgtaaaaagatttttccctattaattaaatcttgaattttatatTAGAAATAAAGAGACCCCTTTTTCCCCCTAAATCAAAAAAGATTCCAAAATTAAATATACTTTCTTCATAACGAAAATTCAGCCAATTTTAAACAAAGCATGtacccaataaaaaaaaaattttaccaaattttcaaattttaattaattGCCTTGCAAACCCCTTGTATTTACGTTTGCtccaaaaaaataaagttttaaatttgatgTCACAAAAAATATCCAAACCCCAAGAACGCTATACTTTTCCGTGACCACAATACCAAATAAATTGACATTCTTTTTACGCAAAAACACTTGGACACCCGggaattaaaaaatgtaaaacgtatTTGCCGCgcaaattaaatgtcattatttttgaagaaattagttaaatttttaaaattttagaagcTTGCTTTCCGTGAAAAAATTTAAGGGCAACGGGGGGACAACACAAATTTCCCACAATTGTTTATAGGAGCATTATCAGCGAATCCTTCTTATAGCAtctaaaaattaatttataaataaaaacagtaaGATGCACACATTTCTCGGAATGAACGAAAGGAcatgaatgaaaaaataaatcatgaaatgtCTTACTGGTTTTATTGATGTGATGTAAAGAGACACTTGtataagattttttatttttctttctttttttttattttctattttattattattttttttttaattgttttgtttgatttcctGGTAGTATCACTAGTAAACTATTTCAATTCAGTCCATAATAGTACTGCATGGATTCGGACGCTCTGAAACTGAAATTAAGGAAGTGTACAATGGGTCGCCAGAAATGTGACACCCCTGCCAGATAAACTTCTGGAAAAGATGTTGATTTTGTGCAAGTATATAACGAATTCAAGTAAAAAGCTAAAATTAGATAACACATTTTAATACCATGACACTTTAACCATCATGCACTTAGGCATTAGGTAGGTGCTCTAACACTAGGCTAACATCTCCAAGGCATATACCATATCAAACGTTGTTCCAACAAAAATTGTGTGATAAACATAGATAGgtaatttttttacatatttatttacatatatgcatCATACATTGTcacaatatttcaaacatatcaCACAAAAGAAATACATCACAGAATCACTTGGGTACATTCAATACTTCATAACTTATTGCTGTCTGTAATAGCCattttataaatcaaagaaaGCTTACATATGCCTATGCTTATTAAGCCAAGACCACTGTAGTCAAACTTGGAAAAAAGAAGAATACTGAGGAAGACGTATATATGTAGCATAGCCCATAAAATTCTAAGACACATTAGATTTAAAGCCTAATGGGATATTAATGATGTCGCGAATTTAACTGATTTTCCAATTTCCATAAGATTTCGTTTCTGTTGTTTTGATTTTGTAGGacaatatattttaaagtaaaaataagttcACACAATCGTTAAAAAAATATCGCTTTCTATGTTAGCATATTTATTCCTCTATCATACTATCACCTAGAAAGTGCCAGTCGCGGTTGCTCGCCGTTCCATACATTTGAATCTCTACTTCAGGTTTGATAGCATTTCGGCCTTCTTGTGTAAAAATGGCAAGTATTATTTGCTGATCCGAATTGCTTGCATTATTTGCTAAAAAGTATTCGACAGCTCTTTTATATTGGGAAGAAAACTGCAACATTACATTAATATCACCGTACACTAACCCACCCCCAACTAGAAAATGGTTATGTTTTATAATGTCAATTGGACTTCTGGGAATACTTCGACCAGTGTATATTCTTGTCATAGCTATTTTTGAATCATTAAAATTATTCGGCGTTTTCAGATAAAAGTTTCTTTGAGTCTTCAGCCGCCTCCAAAAGTACCCTACGTCTAACCACAtgatgtgttttgttttaaaaaagttatttgtaGCAGAATGATTTAAACAATAATACTTGGCATGCATAGTGCATGTGTACAGTGATGAAAGTGTAGTCGGATAGTGTTTAGGATAACTAACAGAACTATAAATTCGTCTTATTGTTTTAGCTAAATGAAACGGCCATGCAGATGACCGttcaaaaaatatcaattttgtttcatttaatctATCGCTTCGAATATTTTTGATATGGTTTAGAAAAGGCCTGGAATCCGAATAAACGACGAGCATATTTCTGAGACGTTTAAATATTCCTGCACCATTGTAATAGAAAGTTCGTCTCCGAAATTCATGATTGGTTCTCTTAAACGGTCCAATATCAAAAAAGCCTGTCACAACTGTAGCATAGCTTTGCGCTGAAACTCCTCTGACTGTGAAATTtctttctatatatttcatttccatctgtaaat
The nucleotide sequence above comes from Mercenaria mercenaria strain notata unplaced genomic scaffold, MADL_Memer_1 contig_3556, whole genome shotgun sequence. Encoded proteins:
- the LOC128553174 gene encoding uncharacterized protein LOC128553174; the encoded protein is MEMKYIERNFTVRGVSAQSYATVVTGFFDIGPFKRTNHEFRRRTFYYNGAGIFKRLRNMLVVYSDSRPFLNHIKNIRSDRLNETKLIFFERSSAWPFHLAKTIRRIYSSVSYPKHYPTTLSSLYTCTMHAKYYCLNHSATNNFFKTKHIMWLDVGYFWRRLKTQRNFYLKTPNNFNDSKIAMTRIYTGRSIPRSPIDIIKHNHFLVGGGLVYGDINVMLQFSSQYKRAVEYFLANNASNSDQQIILAIFTQEGRNAIKPEVEIQMYGTASNRDWHFLGDSMIEE